One part of the Thermococcus litoralis DSM 5473 genome encodes these proteins:
- a CDS encoding M24 family metallopeptidase — protein MNYKRRIYNFQSHVKKRGFEGALIVPGSNFYYLTGLNPLGTLERLFVLIVPSQDSPTVIAPQIYEEELSEFDGEVILWSDSENPYKIFATKVRETFKESEKLLIDDTMPVGTFLKVQKVLDKYSLYSLSPVISELREIKDEDEIKVLKKAAKIADKMFYKLMDEELEGKSEKELANMIEYMMKNEFDADGVSFDPIVASGPNGANPHHTPSTRKIRKGDVVIFDYGAKYLGYCSDITRTVVVGSPSEEVKKVYEIVKESQETAFQQVKEGITAGDIDSAARNVIAKYGYDKYFIHRTGHGLGIDVHEEPYISPGNTKLLKEGMVFTIEPGIYLHGKFGIRIEDDVVVLNKKGVRLTEAERELIIVD, from the coding sequence ATGAACTACAAACGACGAATATATAATTTTCAATCTCATGTAAAAAAGAGGGGGTTTGAGGGGGCTCTCATAGTCCCCGGCTCTAATTTTTATTATTTGACTGGCTTGAACCCTCTTGGAACCTTGGAGAGGCTTTTTGTGCTTATTGTTCCCTCACAAGACTCTCCAACAGTAATCGCTCCACAGATATATGAAGAAGAGCTCTCAGAGTTCGATGGTGAAGTAATCCTCTGGAGTGACAGTGAAAATCCCTACAAAATATTTGCCACTAAGGTTAGAGAGACATTCAAAGAAAGCGAAAAATTATTGATAGATGATACAATGCCAGTTGGCACATTTTTAAAAGTGCAGAAAGTACTCGATAAGTATTCTCTATATTCACTAAGCCCAGTAATATCAGAACTAAGAGAAATAAAAGATGAAGATGAGATTAAAGTACTTAAAAAAGCAGCAAAAATAGCTGATAAAATGTTTTACAAGCTCATGGATGAAGAGCTAGAAGGAAAGTCCGAAAAAGAATTGGCAAATATGATAGAGTACATGATGAAAAATGAGTTTGACGCTGATGGTGTTTCCTTTGATCCAATTGTCGCATCTGGACCAAATGGAGCAAATCCACATCACACTCCCTCAACCAGAAAAATTAGAAAGGGGGACGTAGTAATATTTGACTATGGAGCAAAGTATCTTGGATACTGTTCTGACATAACAAGAACTGTAGTTGTAGGATCTCCATCGGAAGAAGTTAAAAAAGTCTACGAAATTGTCAAAGAATCTCAAGAAACTGCTTTTCAACAAGTTAAGGAAGGAATAACCGCAGGAGATATAGATTCAGCTGCAAGGAATGTTATAGCAAAATATGGGTATGACAAATATTTTATTCACAGAACAGGACATGGATTAGGAATAGATGTTCACGAAGAGCCTTATATTTCCCCAGGAAATACGAAACTTCTCAAAGAAGGGATGGTATTTACAATTGAGCCTGGCATTTACCTGCATGGAAAATTTGGCATCAGAATTGAAGATGATGTTGTTGTGCTTAATAAAAAAGGTGTTAGACTTACTGAAGCTGAAAGAGAGTTAATAATTGTAGATTAA